The following proteins are co-located in the Fluviicola sp. genome:
- a CDS encoding OsmC family protein, giving the protein MASVTANIKKELYRIEIESPTGNVLISDEPLERGGKDLGFSPTELLASSLAACTSATLRIYADQKGWDLQEVKVEIGLDRDEKENKTIFTRKLQLFGNLDEKQRERLFKVANACPVHKILTNPIEINTEVIP; this is encoded by the coding sequence ATGGCATCGGTAACTGCTAACATTAAGAAGGAACTTTACAGAATTGAAATTGAGTCCCCAACGGGAAATGTTCTAATCTCGGACGAACCCCTGGAAAGAGGTGGGAAAGACCTGGGATTTTCTCCTACCGAATTACTGGCTTCTTCGCTTGCGGCATGTACCAGTGCAACTTTGCGCATATATGCTGACCAGAAGGGCTGGGACTTGCAGGAAGTAAAAGTGGAAATCGGTCTGGACCGGGATGAAAAGGAGAATAAAACCATCTTTACACGCAAATTACAGCTTTTTGGTAACCTGGATGAAAAGCAACGCGAACGCCTGTTCAAAGTGGCAAATGCCTGTCCCGTTCACAAAATTCTCACCAATCCCATTGAGATCAATACCGAGGTAATTCCCTGA
- a CDS encoding DinB family protein codes for MTETTKRLEELLKTGLAYLVNASEAELKYQRAPGKWSKQELLGHLIDSGMNNLQRFTEIQFAEKPYKIRKYNQDELVLANDYQHADISELAEFWLALNRRIAIIMQQQTEETLSFAIGLPDGQLSDLRFLMVDYVDHLEYHVKQILTELPQS; via the coding sequence ATGACTGAAACAACCAAACGATTGGAAGAACTCCTGAAAACCGGGTTGGCTTACCTGGTGAATGCTTCCGAAGCGGAACTGAAATACCAGCGTGCACCGGGGAAATGGTCCAAACAAGAATTGTTGGGGCATTTGATTGATTCGGGAATGAATAACCTGCAGCGTTTTACGGAAATTCAATTCGCTGAAAAACCTTACAAAATCCGAAAATACAACCAGGATGAACTGGTGCTTGCCAACGATTATCAGCATGCAGACATCAGTGAATTAGCAGAATTCTGGCTGGCACTGAACAGGAGGATTGCAATCATCATGCAACAGCAAACGGAAGAAACACTGAGTTTCGCTATCGGATTACCCGACGGACAACTTTCAGACCTCCGTTTTTTGATGGTCGATTATGTGGATCACCTGGAATATCATGTGAAACAGATCCTGACGGAATTACCACAATCCTAA
- a CDS encoding helix-turn-helix domain-containing protein, giving the protein MAITPEKSYECKKTIMAVHDAMYMLGGKWKISIITALCFHPKRYSDVLKDVQGISGKMLSRELKELEINKLVKRTVLDTQPVTVQYELTPYGQKLKPMIDNLALWGSEHRKMIIED; this is encoded by the coding sequence ATGGCAATTACTCCCGAAAAAAGTTACGAATGCAAAAAGACCATTATGGCTGTACACGATGCGATGTACATGCTTGGTGGCAAATGGAAAATTTCCATTATTACGGCCCTTTGCTTCCATCCGAAACGGTATTCGGACGTATTGAAAGATGTACAGGGAATTTCCGGGAAAATGCTCAGCCGGGAATTGAAAGAACTGGAGATCAACAAGCTGGTGAAACGCACAGTTTTGGACACGCAACCGGTAACGGTTCAGTACGAATTAACTCCTTACGGCCAGAAACTGAAACCCATGATCGACAACCTGGCTTTATGGGGAAGCGAGCACCGCAAAATGATTATTGAGGATTAA
- a CDS encoding serine hydrolase translates to MKTAALFISALLISSPLFSQENYSGATLEKIKEVENNITGNVIIGNEKPRTIEEQMKLYGVKGMSIAVIRDYKIAWAKGYGWADEAEKRPVTTETLFEPGSISKTLNALGILKLAQEHKLDLNTDINQYLKSWKFPYDSLSKGKKITLAEILSHQAGLTVHGFPGHNRLGDIPTVYQVLDGLAPAVTPAVRSEFEPNLKFQYSGGGTTISQVILTDITGKPYDEWMYENVLKPIGMTHSSYAFPNPDGDLSNYASGYYSDGSPVLNKFRLYPEQAAAGLWMTPSDLCNYIIDMQLALKGGKSKVLNQEMVNLHLSPYNNGPTGMGTFILDIDGAKYFEHGAGNDGFCGQFYGSMEDGYGVAIFLNTDDGTLIYDVIKSVAKAYNWKNFYREPQRKELENEMKVPDNILEKYQGIYLFDDQWASVEWKGGEPYFYTDGRYAKMYFTSVKRFMNREFQAVKEFETDKKGKVTGYTRMVDGKEFPKAVKVENPAKLELPEYLLTSIGWHLMEIKRYEESIAYFKRSVELYPEDLNAKLNLAHVYLFHNDSKNALAIYKANKGKMIRPGYTWEDGLKSDYMYFKEHRYDTKGFDQVFTELKIEKPKGY, encoded by the coding sequence ATGAAAACAGCTGCTTTATTCATTTCCGCTTTACTGATCAGTTCTCCCCTTTTCTCCCAGGAAAATTATTCCGGGGCAACGCTTGAAAAAATCAAAGAAGTGGAAAACAACATTACCGGGAATGTAATCATCGGTAATGAGAAGCCACGAACGATCGAAGAGCAAATGAAACTCTATGGTGTGAAAGGAATGAGTATCGCTGTTATCCGGGATTACAAGATCGCATGGGCAAAAGGATATGGCTGGGCAGATGAAGCCGAAAAAAGACCGGTGACAACCGAAACGCTGTTCGAACCGGGTTCTATCAGTAAAACACTGAATGCACTGGGTATTTTGAAATTGGCGCAGGAACACAAGCTCGACCTGAACACGGATATCAATCAATACCTGAAATCCTGGAAGTTTCCCTACGACTCGCTTTCCAAAGGAAAAAAGATTACACTGGCAGAAATTTTAAGCCACCAGGCAGGTTTAACCGTCCATGGATTTCCCGGGCACAACCGGTTGGGTGATATTCCAACTGTGTACCAGGTCCTGGACGGCTTAGCACCGGCAGTTACTCCGGCTGTAAGAAGTGAATTTGAACCGAACCTGAAATTCCAGTATTCGGGAGGCGGAACCACTATTTCGCAGGTTATTTTGACAGACATTACCGGCAAACCTTACGACGAATGGATGTACGAGAACGTCCTGAAACCGATCGGCATGACACATAGTTCCTATGCTTTCCCAAATCCGGACGGAGATCTCAGCAACTACGCTTCCGGTTACTATTCGGACGGTTCTCCCGTATTGAACAAATTCCGCCTGTATCCCGAACAAGCTGCAGCAGGTTTGTGGATGACTCCCAGTGACTTGTGTAACTACATCATCGACATGCAACTGGCCCTGAAAGGCGGCAAATCCAAAGTTCTGAACCAGGAAATGGTGAATCTGCATTTGAGCCCTTACAACAATGGTCCCACAGGAATGGGAACTTTCATCTTAGACATTGATGGTGCAAAATATTTTGAGCACGGAGCAGGAAATGACGGTTTTTGCGGGCAATTCTACGGAAGTATGGAGGATGGTTATGGTGTAGCAATCTTCCTCAATACAGATGACGGAACATTAATCTACGATGTGATTAAAAGTGTTGCCAAAGCTTACAACTGGAAGAACTTCTACCGTGAGCCTCAACGGAAGGAATTGGAGAATGAAATGAAGGTTCCGGACAATATTCTGGAAAAATACCAGGGGATTTATTTATTTGATGATCAATGGGCTTCTGTAGAATGGAAAGGTGGAGAACCTTATTTCTACACAGACGGCCGCTATGCCAAGATGTATTTCACTTCCGTTAAACGCTTCATGAACCGGGAATTCCAGGCGGTCAAAGAATTTGAAACCGATAAAAAAGGGAAAGTAACCGGTTACACCCGAATGGTTGACGGGAAGGAATTCCCAAAAGCCGTAAAAGTGGAAAATCCTGCCAAACTGGAACTGCCGGAATACCTGTTGACCAGTATCGGGTGGCACTTGATGGAAATCAAAAGGTATGAGGAATCGATCGCTTATTTCAAACGCAGCGTTGAACTGTACCCCGAAGATTTGAATGCCAAATTAAACCTGGCGCACGTTTACCTGTTCCATAATGATTCTAAGAATGCCCTGGCAATTTACAAGGCAAACAAAGGAAAAATGATCCGTCCGGGATACACCTGGGAAGACGGCTTAAAAAGCGATTACATGTATTTTAAGGAACACCGTTATGACACGAAGGGATTCGACCAGGTATTTACGGAACTGAAAATCGAAAAGCCTAAAGGTTATTGA
- a CDS encoding LysR family transcriptional regulator, with amino-acid sequence MQINLEWFRTFKAIYETGTLSAAAKELFVSQPGVSLHLNSLEAFTGYKLFDRSARKMVPTEKGKILYNFILDPIKKLETAEQHFHKRSQSERATISVGMCFETFQYTLEEHIPSLSFNLIIKFGEYPQMQQDLDNGLLDLIVTPHKGSQKNLVYEPFSKERIVLVAGNNTDTEALELFLKSGEIREAGDFLKQQLWYSTAADMEHLKNFWLKNFGEHPDFRPNFIVPNISSIIRCLSDGNGFSVVPDFLCREAIEAGKLHLIWEGTEPWENTLYFGSRKNTMYQAELDQLKYLFKEKWEREWV; translated from the coding sequence ATGCAAATCAATTTGGAATGGTTCAGAACCTTCAAAGCCATTTATGAAACGGGAACACTGTCCGCAGCAGCCAAGGAATTATTTGTTTCACAACCCGGTGTAAGCCTGCATTTGAATTCCCTGGAAGCTTTTACAGGCTACAAATTGTTTGACCGTTCTGCAAGGAAAATGGTTCCAACGGAAAAGGGAAAGATCCTCTACAATTTTATCTTGGATCCGATTAAAAAACTGGAAACCGCCGAACAGCATTTTCACAAACGTTCCCAGTCGGAAAGAGCAACCATTAGTGTGGGCATGTGTTTTGAAACTTTTCAGTATACGCTGGAGGAACACATTCCGTCCCTGTCATTTAACCTGATCATTAAATTCGGCGAATACCCGCAAATGCAGCAGGATCTGGATAATGGCTTATTGGATCTGATCGTAACTCCGCACAAGGGAAGCCAGAAAAACCTGGTTTACGAACCTTTCTCCAAAGAGCGGATTGTACTCGTTGCCGGGAATAATACCGATACCGAGGCATTGGAACTGTTTTTGAAAAGCGGGGAAATCCGGGAAGCAGGTGACTTTTTGAAACAGCAATTGTGGTACAGCACCGCAGCCGATATGGAGCATTTAAAGAATTTCTGGCTGAAGAATTTCGGGGAACACCCGGATTTTCGTCCGAATTTCATTGTGCCGAACATCAGTTCGATCATTCGCTGCCTGAGTGATGGGAACGGATTCTCAGTGGTGCCTGATTTCCTGTGCCGCGAAGCAATCGAAGCCGGAAAACTCCATTTGATCTGGGAAGGAACGGAGCCCTGGGAAAACACACTGTATTTTGGGTCGCGGAAAAATACCATGTATCAAGCCGAATTGGATCAGTTAAAATACCTGTTTAAAGAAAAATGGGAGCGCGAGTGGGTTTAG
- a CDS encoding putative quinol monooxygenase, whose amino-acid sequence MKVYLTAIIKSKPEFTEEVKAVLQNMVIESRKEATCLRYDLHQGVENKNQFVFWEIWESKEALETHNQQPYIQAFREMAAEKLEQAPVISFADRI is encoded by the coding sequence ATGAAAGTTTATCTCACAGCAATCATTAAAAGCAAACCGGAATTCACCGAAGAAGTAAAAGCAGTGCTTCAAAACATGGTCATTGAAAGCCGCAAAGAAGCAACTTGTCTTCGTTACGACCTGCACCAGGGCGTAGAAAATAAAAACCAGTTCGTTTTCTGGGAAATCTGGGAGAGCAAAGAAGCGTTGGAAACACACAACCAACAGCCCTATATCCAGGCATTCCGGGAGATGGCAGCGGAAAAACTGGAACAAGCTCCGGTCATTTCTTTTGCAGATAGAATTTAA
- a CDS encoding nitroreductase family protein, with the protein MALNDDLQWRYATKKMNGQKVPAEKLDYILEAARLAPSSSGLQPYRIFVISDRSILEKIRSFSFDQSQITDCSHLLVWAAWDGYSEERISGEMLKTSRERGLPDNATEDYRKMLWGLYEPLGQQWHQVHSAKQAYISFGLAIAAAAEQKVDATPMEGFDPAKMDELLGLEKLGLKSVVIMPLGYRDPEGDWLVNLKKVRVPKTEFVTEIA; encoded by the coding sequence ATGGCATTAAATGACGATTTGCAGTGGCGTTACGCAACCAAGAAAATGAACGGACAAAAAGTACCGGCTGAAAAATTGGATTACATCCTGGAAGCAGCAAGATTGGCTCCATCTTCATCCGGTTTACAGCCTTACCGGATTTTTGTGATCAGTGATCGGTCAATCCTTGAAAAAATTCGGTCTTTCTCCTTCGATCAAAGCCAGATCACAGATTGTTCCCACTTATTGGTTTGGGCAGCCTGGGACGGTTATTCGGAAGAACGCATCAGTGGCGAAATGCTGAAAACTTCCCGGGAAAGAGGATTGCCCGATAATGCAACCGAAGACTACCGCAAAATGTTGTGGGGATTATACGAACCTTTGGGACAACAATGGCACCAGGTTCACAGCGCGAAACAGGCTTACATTTCCTTCGGGCTGGCCATTGCGGCGGCTGCTGAACAAAAAGTTGATGCTACACCAATGGAAGGATTCGATCCGGCAAAAATGGACGAATTGCTCGGGTTGGAGAAACTGGGATTGAAAAGTGTGGTGATTATGCCGCTTGGTTACAGAGATCCGGAAGGAGACTGGTTGGTGAACTTGAAAAAAGTACGCGTTCCTAAAACCGAATTTGTGACGGAAATAGCTTAA
- a CDS encoding NAD(P)H-dependent oxidoreductase, producing the protein MEKVFILNGGQHFAHSGGKFNETLTHWTSSFLEQQHYDVRITDINDPYDPVQEAENFKWADVVIYHTPIWWFHVPNLLKKYIDEVFTAGHQNGIYSSDGRSRSNPEINYGTGGLMHGKQYMVTSTWNAPNTAFTLEGEFFDQRSVDDGVLFGFHKMNQFTGMQRIDGFHFHDLEKNATPERIENYRIQYLNHLANKFQSVNTQNHESLSHSNH; encoded by the coding sequence ATGGAAAAAGTATTCATTCTAAACGGAGGCCAGCACTTTGCACATTCAGGAGGTAAATTCAACGAAACACTGACTCACTGGACCTCTTCTTTTTTAGAGCAGCAGCATTATGACGTCCGGATCACGGACATCAACGATCCGTATGATCCGGTGCAGGAAGCAGAAAATTTCAAATGGGCGGATGTGGTTATTTATCACACGCCGATCTGGTGGTTCCACGTACCGAACCTCCTGAAGAAATACATCGATGAAGTATTTACGGCAGGACATCAGAACGGGATTTATTCCAGTGACGGAAGAAGCCGGTCCAATCCTGAGATCAATTACGGAACAGGCGGACTCATGCACGGCAAGCAATACATGGTGACCAGTACCTGGAATGCGCCCAACACAGCCTTTACCCTGGAAGGAGAATTCTTCGACCAGCGATCTGTAGACGACGGTGTATTATTCGGTTTTCACAAGATGAACCAATTTACCGGTATGCAGCGCATTGACGGGTTCCATTTCCACGACCTGGAAAAAAACGCTACTCCGGAACGCATTGAGAATTACCGCATTCAGTATTTAAATCATTTAGCAAATAAGTTCCAATCAGTCAATACTCAGAATCATGAAAGTTTATCTCACAGCAATCATTAA
- a CDS encoding GNAT family N-acetyltransferase gives MLKTDRLTLKELELSDLNQIHELHSLPETDEFNTMGIPADIGVTERLLADWLGMRELVPRTKYVFRIEDAANNFIGLIGLNLGKPHYRNGEIWYKLHKDSWNKGYATEAVKRLLEFCFTDLNLHRVEAGCAVENSASVKVLEKAGMILEGRTRKLLPIRGEWKDNYFYAILEEDFFGIANHS, from the coding sequence ATGCTAAAAACAGATAGACTAACCCTGAAAGAACTGGAATTAAGTGATTTGAACCAGATTCACGAACTGCATTCCTTGCCGGAAACCGATGAGTTCAATACGATGGGAATTCCGGCCGATATCGGTGTTACGGAGCGTTTGCTGGCCGATTGGCTGGGAATGCGGGAATTGGTTCCCCGTACGAAATACGTCTTCCGGATCGAAGATGCTGCGAACAATTTTATCGGGTTGATTGGTCTTAACCTGGGAAAGCCCCATTACAGGAACGGAGAAATCTGGTACAAGCTTCACAAGGATTCCTGGAACAAAGGATATGCTACCGAAGCAGTGAAACGGTTATTGGAATTTTGCTTTACGGATTTGAACCTGCACCGCGTTGAAGCAGGTTGTGCAGTTGAAAATAGCGCTTCTGTAAAAGTGCTCGAAAAAGCCGGTATGATCCTGGAAGGAAGGACCCGTAAACTTTTGCCGATTCGCGGAGAGTGGAAAGACAATTATTTTTACGCGATTTTGGAAGAGGATTTCTTTGGGATAGCAAATCATTCATGA
- a CDS encoding DUF6157 family protein — translation MKVHTTNYTNTFIAIADDCPMGNGTVPPLKGDALTIANRQFDLISKNPYKYTSDEVLFQVFADKNELAQSEYEAARAQFFSKGQACLRASPLTKRYGWGIHFDHEGKMALYGSESEEYKRYLEDKTLNVVKAMKSSR, via the coding sequence ATGAAAGTTCATACAACCAATTATACGAATACATTCATCGCTATTGCAGATGATTGCCCCATGGGAAACGGAACGGTTCCGCCCCTGAAAGGAGATGCTTTGACGATTGCCAACAGGCAGTTTGACCTGATCAGCAAAAATCCGTACAAATACACGTCGGATGAAGTATTGTTCCAGGTTTTTGCAGATAAAAATGAGTTGGCCCAAAGCGAATATGAAGCCGCCAGGGCTCAGTTTTTCTCAAAAGGACAAGCTTGTTTACGGGCTTCTCCGTTGACAAAACGCTACGGTTGGGGAATTCATTTTGATCACGAAGGGAAAATGGCGCTTTACGGTTCGGAAAGTGAGGAATACAAACGATACCTGGAAGACAAGACCTTAAATGTAGTCAAAGCGATGAAGTCTTCGCGATGA
- a CDS encoding GNAT family N-acetyltransferase, producing MKVAFKLVEHGSEEWKAAVRLREDILRKPLGSYFTDEELEEEKNHIQIVGLVDGEIIATTVLVPENQWMKMQRVVVKEELRSSGIGSEMMAFCEKISSGKGKHRIFCHARDTAVNFYLNNHYLVEGAYFPEDGIPHVKMVKQINNL from the coding sequence ATGAAAGTCGCATTTAAATTAGTGGAACACGGAAGTGAAGAGTGGAAAGCTGCTGTCCGCTTGCGTGAAGACATTCTTCGAAAACCACTGGGAAGTTATTTCACCGACGAAGAACTGGAAGAAGAAAAGAACCACATTCAAATTGTAGGATTAGTAGACGGCGAAATAATTGCTACTACGGTTCTGGTTCCTGAAAATCAATGGATGAAAATGCAGCGTGTCGTTGTGAAAGAGGAATTACGCAGTTCCGGTATCGGATCTGAAATGATGGCGTTTTGCGAAAAGATATCATCCGGGAAAGGCAAGCATCGCATTTTTTGCCATGCAAGGGATACTGCCGTAAACTTTTACCTGAACAACCATTACCTGGTTGAAGGCGCATACTTTCCCGAAGATGGAATTCCGCACGTCAAAATGGTGAAGCAAATCAATAACCTTTAG